In one Puniceicoccus vermicola genomic region, the following are encoded:
- a CDS encoding glycoside hydrolase domain-containing protein, whose product MSQSPTVDGVIDPEEWKEAVEIGGAVDQSTDLIIPRPGSFYLAWDPEHIYMAFRTYIREGYKPEIAAGRSQGQAYIWDEGMELGFQPLGMNRAPGNAGTSYKFFLNALGFYGDTARVALGQQSKSWSPKFESNARITEPGTAPNGGSWLEVEFSGSIEDFELIGPNQAGDRWNLMLGINHFPKWMQARIPAVGAYLNPDGYSQGILVENTPVAKMSMDSLANLASDGTASMKVEIYNPTTEPIDARVDVEVGKSISRKEVLTVAPGASASFELNEKLPEEEESGSVNLEVSYEGGSLMTYNAFFEVGKYERMLRPVAPRDPTKFSFDGRFNPDRSWLHVKADAYYLPDPDQADSLEFTVIKDGSSEPVYRGTLEEMANWYFQDIVELPELEVGDYRIEGELVLKDGTTLGPVVTKFEKKDEAKEFARWWGKTYGDIERVLPPYTEIEKGKVDDSSVTYSPLGRKYSLNALGLPTALDSAGGSVLSAPARVVVVADGEEISIPIGAPEISVEKDWKIEFTGSAQGAGLDFEAKGWLEQDGLVYVDLTYQPRDGKSVMIDSMRIEYPLSEKDADGLLCVGPGENYSSRSTILLDNEKEGSLWSTHDTGVSGSQMTVGSFYPTVWIGSERRGFLWWADNDKGWVQANDVPAHEVVRQDGDVVLINHIVGRPIELNEPKTIAFSYLATPFRPLVQGFRTTQSTEDGTFFGPFRGVRDDSKTGEPVFVHRGGLGHVNWIHPESRYPEEWDQLWEQQRTVGIPGTRYMAAEEYAREWQWRDPYKARAGTNLTHMSFQIMGYGRKSLENETYEYFGAAWEGSLDTWNDSYIDYAMSLFDSAFKKGGVLSTYWDLAFPILFEDPLSGLSYFLPDGRVQKGYNGWNIRRFMMRLHALQYDSGLVPGANGLHSSNAYLTVAMPWADAVLDGERNWELDTTDLDWIDVMPIERMRSMSVSANWGVSICWMANMFSRDPGKIVENKRIQGQWVWMHDSWLNPYIPQLGSMPEQVLDFGVNDRDTVYHPYWRNHLASSSNEDILVSVWEMEGRVMLGILNYDKNHPQSADIEIDFEELGLEPNQVVSTRLWSDEMGWERRDQNRMRSLERDYEKALAKAEKRGGPVPAKPDMEPREYPLSIASTELEGDTLKVRDLAGHRLILVGLSAPEPASVERAKSSLPEWAKEDLIVKLNNDGFVDARTQYLADDLPGISGEDAEVTVTMWQLPDRILLTVFNNGERPKDVDLGVDLDALNLVPELPWQEFVGIRQIQAEEGAPQPDLDFYGRSLSLRKLSPDAGRVVSIRRF is encoded by the coding sequence ATGAGCCAAAGTCCCACGGTTGACGGCGTCATCGATCCCGAAGAATGGAAAGAGGCTGTGGAGATCGGCGGTGCTGTTGACCAAAGTACTGACCTGATCATCCCTCGCCCGGGTAGCTTCTATCTGGCCTGGGATCCTGAGCATATCTATATGGCGTTTCGTACCTACATTCGCGAGGGCTACAAACCTGAAATTGCGGCGGGTCGAAGTCAGGGGCAGGCATATATTTGGGATGAGGGAATGGAGCTCGGCTTTCAGCCATTGGGAATGAATCGGGCACCAGGAAATGCCGGCACCTCGTACAAGTTTTTCCTAAACGCTCTCGGGTTTTACGGGGATACCGCCCGTGTCGCACTCGGACAGCAGTCTAAAAGTTGGTCGCCGAAATTTGAGTCGAACGCGCGAATTACCGAACCGGGCACGGCGCCTAATGGAGGTAGTTGGCTTGAGGTCGAGTTTTCCGGATCCATTGAAGATTTTGAGCTGATTGGACCCAACCAAGCCGGGGATCGATGGAATCTTATGCTCGGGATCAATCACTTTCCCAAGTGGATGCAGGCGAGAATTCCTGCTGTCGGAGCCTATTTGAATCCAGACGGATATTCTCAAGGAATCCTCGTTGAGAATACCCCGGTTGCCAAGATGTCGATGGATAGCCTCGCTAATCTCGCGTCAGATGGAACGGCCAGCATGAAAGTCGAGATCTACAATCCCACTACTGAGCCTATTGATGCCAGGGTTGATGTAGAGGTCGGAAAATCCATCTCCAGGAAAGAAGTATTGACGGTTGCTCCTGGTGCCTCTGCGTCTTTCGAGTTGAATGAGAAGCTTCCTGAGGAAGAGGAAAGTGGATCTGTGAACTTGGAGGTATCGTATGAAGGTGGATCCCTCATGACCTACAATGCATTTTTTGAAGTAGGAAAATATGAACGGATGTTACGACCAGTCGCCCCGCGCGACCCAACGAAGTTTTCATTTGATGGACGTTTTAATCCAGATCGATCGTGGCTGCATGTAAAAGCCGATGCATACTATCTTCCGGATCCCGATCAAGCGGATTCACTTGAGTTTACCGTCATTAAAGACGGGAGTTCGGAGCCGGTCTATCGTGGCACTCTGGAAGAAATGGCGAACTGGTATTTTCAGGATATTGTCGAATTGCCGGAACTTGAAGTAGGAGATTATCGTATCGAGGGCGAACTGGTTCTTAAAGATGGTACTACACTGGGGCCTGTTGTAACCAAGTTTGAGAAAAAGGATGAAGCGAAAGAATTTGCCCGTTGGTGGGGTAAAACCTACGGAGATATTGAGCGGGTACTTCCTCCCTACACCGAGATTGAAAAAGGGAAGGTTGATGATTCTTCTGTGACCTATAGTCCGCTTGGCCGAAAATACTCCCTTAACGCCCTCGGTCTTCCAACGGCACTTGATTCGGCTGGGGGAAGTGTCTTGTCCGCGCCGGCGAGAGTTGTAGTCGTTGCAGACGGGGAAGAGATTTCAATTCCGATTGGGGCTCCTGAGATTTCTGTTGAGAAAGACTGGAAGATCGAGTTCACCGGTTCTGCTCAGGGAGCGGGCCTCGATTTTGAAGCTAAGGGGTGGTTGGAACAGGATGGTTTGGTCTATGTGGACCTCACTTATCAGCCTCGCGATGGAAAGTCCGTTATGATTGACAGCATGCGGATTGAATATCCCTTGTCCGAGAAAGATGCTGACGGTCTCCTATGCGTCGGACCTGGCGAGAATTATTCCAGTCGTTCGACGATTCTCTTAGATAATGAGAAGGAAGGTTCTCTTTGGTCTACCCACGATACCGGGGTTTCGGGATCGCAGATGACGGTTGGAAGTTTTTATCCTACCGTCTGGATCGGAAGCGAACGCCGGGGGTTTCTTTGGTGGGCCGATAACGACAAGGGCTGGGTGCAAGCCAATGATGTTCCCGCTCATGAAGTCGTCCGTCAAGATGGCGACGTGGTGCTGATCAATCATATAGTAGGGCGACCGATTGAACTGAATGAACCCAAGACGATTGCCTTCAGCTATCTTGCTACCCCCTTCAGACCTTTGGTTCAAGGGTTTCGAACAACTCAATCGACTGAGGATGGAACATTCTTTGGACCGTTCCGCGGGGTGCGCGATGATTCAAAAACGGGAGAGCCTGTTTTTGTGCATCGTGGAGGCCTCGGCCACGTTAACTGGATACATCCCGAATCGCGCTATCCGGAAGAATGGGATCAGTTGTGGGAGCAGCAGCGCACGGTTGGAATTCCCGGCACGCGTTACATGGCTGCGGAAGAGTATGCGAGGGAATGGCAGTGGCGTGACCCGTATAAGGCCCGAGCCGGAACGAACCTGACCCACATGTCTTTTCAGATTATGGGATATGGACGGAAGAGCTTGGAAAACGAAACTTACGAGTACTTTGGTGCGGCATGGGAGGGATCGCTCGATACCTGGAACGACTCTTACATTGATTATGCCATGAGCCTATTCGATTCGGCTTTTAAAAAGGGAGGTGTGTTGTCGACGTATTGGGATCTTGCCTTTCCGATCCTGTTTGAGGATCCCCTGAGCGGCCTTAGTTACTTTCTGCCCGATGGTCGGGTACAGAAGGGATATAACGGATGGAACATCCGTCGTTTCATGATGCGCCTTCACGCCCTGCAGTATGATTCCGGATTGGTCCCCGGAGCCAATGGTCTCCATTCCAGTAACGCCTATTTGACGGTGGCGATGCCTTGGGCCGATGCGGTCCTCGACGGAGAACGCAACTGGGAACTCGATACGACAGACCTTGACTGGATTGATGTCATGCCCATCGAGCGTATGCGTTCGATGTCGGTGTCGGCGAATTGGGGTGTGAGTATTTGTTGGATGGCCAATATGTTTTCGCGGGATCCGGGCAAGATCGTAGAAAATAAGCGGATTCAGGGGCAATGGGTCTGGATGCATGACTCATGGTTGAATCCCTACATCCCGCAGCTTGGCAGTATGCCTGAGCAAGTGCTGGATTTTGGAGTGAACGATAGAGACACTGTTTATCATCCATACTGGCGGAACCATCTCGCGAGTAGTTCTAACGAGGATATTTTAGTCTCGGTGTGGGAGATGGAAGGACGAGTCATGCTTGGAATCCTAAATTATGATAAGAATCATCCGCAATCAGCTGACATCGAAATCGATTTCGAGGAACTCGGTCTAGAGCCTAATCAGGTGGTGAGCACTCGGCTTTGGTCGGATGAAATGGGGTGGGAACGTCGGGACCAGAACCGCATGCGCAGTTTAGAGCGCGACTATGAGAAGGCTCTCGCAAAGGCGGAGAAGAGAGGAGGACCAGTTCCTGCTAAGCCAGACATGGAGCCTAGAGAATATCCGCTGTCGATAGCATCAACCGAATTGGAGGGCGATACTCTCAAAGTTCGGGACCTGGCCGGGCATCGTTTGATTCTTGTCGGACTTTCTGCGCCAGAGCCAGCGAGTGTTGAACGTGCGAAGAGCTCCCTTCCTGAATGGGCGAAGGAGGACCTTATTGTAAAGTTGAATAATGATGGCTTTGTCGATGCACGCACCCAATATCTTGCGGACGATTTGCCGGGTATCAGTGGTGAAGATGCGGAGGTGACAGTTACCATGTGGCAATTACCAGATCGTATCTTGCTTACCGTTTTTAACAATGGGGAGCGTCCGAAGGATGTAGACCTTGGCGTAGATCTGGATGCGTTGAACCTGGTTCCTGAACTGCCATGGCAGGAGTTTGTGGGTATTCGACAGATACAGGCCGAGGAGGGTGCACCTCAACCGGATCTAGACTTTTACGGTCGCTCGCTTTCGCTCAGGAAACTCAGTCCTGATGCCGGTCGAGTCGTCAGTATTCGAAGGTTCTGA
- a CDS encoding sialate O-acetylesterase yields the protein MNIRVHDIFGDGMVLQRGINVPIWGTATESLTGKRLTVSINGVEDTVRIKKDGAWRATLPPLAAGGPYTCSITVGERSKPECILKDVLVGDVWVASGQSNMEFPLRDSEDAGANIALAEYPNLRLYKVPPLAQRATRVNLRSEWRKCTPRDAADFSAVGYFFGRELHRSVGVPIGIIQSAWGGTPAEAWTSEDALKSDPGFAEVVADYERELANPSKSKHDEEVRQWTERYDPPDPGNKGLEKGWHLPQTDIDKWESMSLPGYWRSQGHNYSGVFWFCMDVSIPDSWLGSDATLNLGLVDKSDVSYFNGEQVGSITMEERADAWCTPRSYKVPKQILKAGTNRIAVRVRSNFAAGGIWGEPQDLSLVSCSGDRSHRIPLAGSWQFQVEANYGIVPPRPEGPLGDGNRHSPHILFDSMIKPLIPYAIKGVIWYQGESNTIRVHEYSRLFALMIHSWRNAWKLGDFPFYFVQLANYIANEQWAELREAQAQVLAVANTGMATAIDVGDPEDLHPKNKKDVGKRLARHALANEYGFKELVTTGPVARIATLNSSRLTVQFDSCGGGLKAQGKLAGFEVSVNGKVWHEEGAKLDGDVVVVQCVKLKNPKWVRYAWCDSPTCSLYNASDLPAPPFKLLVRNLN from the coding sequence ATGAATATTCGCGTTCATGATATCTTTGGAGATGGCATGGTCCTTCAGCGTGGCATAAATGTGCCGATATGGGGAACTGCCACAGAATCTCTCACCGGGAAGAGGCTGACTGTTTCGATCAATGGAGTCGAGGATACGGTTCGCATTAAGAAGGATGGCGCGTGGCGTGCGACGCTACCCCCCTTGGCGGCCGGTGGACCTTACACCTGCTCGATAACTGTTGGGGAGAGAAGTAAGCCGGAGTGCATTCTAAAAGATGTTCTTGTCGGAGATGTTTGGGTTGCATCGGGCCAATCCAATATGGAGTTTCCATTGCGTGACTCTGAAGATGCTGGCGCTAATATAGCGCTTGCGGAATATCCCAATCTCCGGCTTTACAAGGTTCCTCCCTTAGCTCAACGAGCGACTAGAGTGAATCTGCGATCGGAGTGGAGAAAATGCACTCCGCGGGATGCGGCAGATTTCTCGGCTGTCGGCTATTTCTTCGGTCGTGAGCTTCATCGCTCAGTGGGAGTGCCGATCGGCATCATTCAATCTGCTTGGGGCGGGACTCCTGCGGAGGCCTGGACTAGTGAGGATGCGTTAAAGAGTGATCCCGGGTTCGCTGAGGTCGTCGCTGACTATGAGAGGGAGTTAGCGAATCCTTCCAAGAGTAAACACGATGAGGAAGTGCGGCAATGGACTGAACGCTACGATCCGCCCGACCCCGGAAACAAAGGACTGGAAAAAGGTTGGCACCTTCCTCAGACCGATATCGACAAATGGGAGAGTATGAGTCTCCCGGGTTATTGGAGATCACAGGGGCATAATTACAGTGGTGTATTCTGGTTCTGCATGGACGTAAGCATCCCGGACAGTTGGCTGGGGTCAGATGCCACTCTGAACCTGGGTCTTGTCGATAAGTCGGATGTTTCCTATTTTAACGGTGAACAGGTTGGCAGCATTACGATGGAAGAGCGAGCTGACGCTTGGTGTACTCCTCGCAGTTACAAGGTGCCCAAACAGATCCTCAAGGCGGGGACAAACCGTATCGCGGTGCGTGTGCGTAGCAATTTCGCCGCCGGTGGTATTTGGGGGGAACCCCAAGACCTCTCGCTCGTAAGCTGTAGTGGTGATCGTTCTCATAGAATCCCGCTTGCCGGTAGTTGGCAATTTCAGGTGGAAGCCAATTATGGAATCGTTCCTCCCCGACCGGAAGGTCCCTTGGGGGATGGCAATCGCCACTCGCCCCATATTCTTTTCGACAGTATGATAAAACCTCTGATTCCCTACGCGATCAAAGGCGTTATCTGGTATCAGGGGGAGAGCAATACCATTCGTGTTCACGAATATAGTCGTCTTTTCGCTTTGATGATTCATTCGTGGCGAAATGCGTGGAAGCTGGGAGATTTCCCTTTTTATTTCGTTCAATTGGCGAACTATATTGCGAATGAGCAATGGGCTGAACTACGTGAAGCCCAGGCGCAAGTTCTCGCTGTGGCAAATACCGGCATGGCAACGGCAATCGATGTCGGTGATCCGGAAGACCTTCATCCTAAAAATAAAAAGGATGTGGGGAAACGTTTGGCTCGTCACGCCTTGGCGAATGAGTATGGCTTTAAGGAACTGGTGACCACTGGACCGGTGGCGCGAATCGCTACCTTGAATTCTTCCAGACTGACGGTTCAGTTTGATTCCTGTGGTGGAGGACTAAAAGCGCAGGGAAAACTTGCCGGGTTTGAGGTTTCGGTCAACGGAAAGGTTTGGCATGAGGAAGGTGCGAAACTGGATGGTGATGTCGTGGTCGTCCAATGCGTCAAGCTGAAGAATCCGAAATGGGTTCGCTACGCTTGGTGTGATAGTCCAACGTGCTCCCTTTACAACGCATCGGACCTTCCCGCTCCTCCCTTTAAACTTCTCGTTCGTAACTTGAATTAG
- a CDS encoding sialate O-acetylesterase, with product MKSVLLFVLFFMTSLNAQDLEKHLFILSGQSNMARLNPKLTFTPTVEAAFGKENVVVVKDAMGGRPIRLWYKDWKPREGDEPKATGELYDRLMKKVNAAAKGQEFETVTFIWMQGERDASEGHGEVYAESLNGLIHQLSEDLGRDDLYFVIGRLSDFDMMNVKYPHWTMVREAQVQLAEASPRGTWVDTDDLNDGIDRKGNVLENDLHYSPEGYKILGTRFAEESIALISGSNSVGSAENGM from the coding sequence ATGAAGTCTGTCCTACTCTTCGTCCTCTTTTTCATGACATCTCTCAACGCCCAGGATTTGGAAAAGCATTTATTCATCCTCTCGGGACAATCCAATATGGCGAGACTGAATCCGAAGCTCACTTTCACCCCGACCGTCGAAGCGGCTTTCGGAAAAGAGAATGTCGTCGTCGTAAAAGACGCGATGGGTGGACGGCCCATCCGGCTATGGTACAAAGACTGGAAGCCCAGAGAAGGAGACGAGCCGAAGGCGACCGGGGAACTCTACGACCGGTTGATGAAGAAAGTGAATGCCGCTGCCAAGGGGCAGGAGTTTGAGACCGTGACCTTTATCTGGATGCAGGGGGAACGGGATGCCAGCGAGGGACATGGGGAAGTCTACGCCGAGAGCCTGAACGGTCTCATCCACCAGCTCTCGGAAGATCTTGGGCGCGACGATCTCTATTTCGTCATCGGGCGCCTCAGCGATTTCGATATGATGAACGTGAAATATCCCCACTGGACTATGGTCCGTGAAGCACAAGTACAACTCGCCGAAGCCAGCCCCCGAGGAACGTGGGTGGATACCGATGACCTGAACGATGGAATCGATCGAAAGGGAAATGTCCTGGAAAACGATCTCCACTATTCACCAGAGGGATATAAAATTCTCGGCACACGCTTCGCCGAAGAGTCGATTGCATTGATCAGTGGATCCAATTCGGTAGGATCGGCTGAGAATGGAATGTAA
- a CDS encoding glycoside hydrolase family 65 protein yields the protein MKTLVRTEFDPFLRPAYLANGLVGLRVGQIPLIAGSALVNGYIGKDCSGESDTVSAAPYPVGADIAINGRYLSERTAAANFIAQAYDLNCGELRSTFEYAFESVVATVKVLTFCNRTMPTIVQQQVRVSVNEPCKLVLQAQLDPRGLPGKLLDWLRPAKRVDGLLQWESPGGYSRIGAGYHATCHCDGEYLDAIRNNFGHERDLQLTRFVIDGEPGREYSMQQIGVLVPSLMHNEPHLQAMRQLQMAKWFEFEKLRQRNASAWSELWKSRIRLVGAEEKYQDLLDSSFFYMHSSVNQATPSSVAPFGLSQDGYSGHVFWDAETFMFPGVLLTAPSAAKAMMEYRVRCAPQARMNAKLNGYEGLQFPWQSSNDGYEVTSYYTEGNAELHINVDIAFAMIQYVNATGDDVFFKEHAWPIVKGVADWVVSRADETDRGYEIQHVVGIDESCVNVNNNCTLNCVSKIVLQQAGEWARKLELVPTEKWAEVAEKLFVPIDSEEKWIMPHEGYVYDPQKKAAHGNFHEGIYSIEAMMLDFPFGYHHSPEVDEATKRHYMKYLHTYMGMPMAAANAVVWAAREGEPELAKEFLDTGYLSRHFEPFNMIGETAKFREGSPNENFVTAQGGILSAVILGLCGLDIVEGSPEGWAKHPIRLPGDWEAIEIDRLYARGRPFRVVARNGAEKAEISFID from the coding sequence ATGAAAACTCTCGTGAGAACTGAGTTCGACCCGTTTCTGCGGCCTGCATACCTTGCCAATGGTCTCGTGGGCCTACGCGTTGGACAGATCCCGTTGATCGCCGGGAGTGCTCTCGTAAATGGATATATCGGCAAAGATTGCTCAGGTGAGAGTGATACCGTCTCCGCGGCGCCTTATCCGGTGGGTGCGGATATCGCCATCAACGGGCGATATCTTTCGGAGCGGACCGCTGCGGCGAACTTTATCGCCCAGGCGTATGACCTGAATTGTGGTGAATTGAGGTCGACTTTCGAGTATGCCTTTGAGTCGGTCGTCGCGACGGTGAAGGTTCTGACATTCTGCAATCGGACGATGCCGACGATCGTCCAGCAGCAGGTTCGTGTGTCGGTCAATGAACCCTGTAAACTCGTCCTGCAGGCGCAGCTCGATCCACGAGGGTTGCCGGGCAAGTTACTGGACTGGCTCCGGCCCGCAAAGAGGGTTGACGGACTGTTACAGTGGGAATCTCCAGGAGGGTATAGTCGTATTGGTGCAGGTTACCATGCCACTTGTCACTGCGATGGCGAGTATCTCGACGCGATAAGAAATAACTTCGGACATGAGCGCGATCTTCAGCTTACGCGTTTTGTGATCGATGGGGAGCCGGGAAGGGAATATTCCATGCAGCAAATCGGGGTTTTGGTGCCCAGTTTGATGCACAACGAGCCCCATCTACAGGCCATGCGCCAATTGCAAATGGCCAAGTGGTTTGAATTTGAAAAGTTACGTCAGCGTAACGCCAGTGCCTGGAGCGAGTTGTGGAAGAGCCGGATTCGCCTGGTCGGCGCAGAAGAGAAATATCAGGACCTGCTCGATAGTTCTTTCTTCTACATGCACAGCTCAGTGAATCAGGCAACACCCAGTAGTGTAGCTCCCTTTGGGCTATCACAAGACGGGTATTCCGGGCATGTCTTCTGGGATGCGGAGACGTTCATGTTTCCGGGGGTTCTGTTGACAGCACCGAGTGCGGCAAAAGCGATGATGGAATATCGTGTCCGCTGTGCACCTCAAGCTCGAATGAACGCGAAGCTTAATGGCTATGAAGGTCTGCAGTTCCCTTGGCAGAGTAGTAATGACGGTTATGAAGTAACCAGCTATTATACCGAAGGGAACGCTGAGTTGCACATCAATGTGGATATCGCTTTTGCGATGATTCAGTATGTCAATGCGACGGGCGATGACGTTTTCTTCAAGGAACACGCGTGGCCGATAGTCAAAGGGGTTGCCGACTGGGTTGTCTCCCGTGCGGACGAGACGGATCGGGGCTACGAGATTCAGCATGTCGTGGGTATTGATGAAAGCTGTGTTAACGTGAATAATAATTGTACGCTCAATTGCGTATCAAAGATTGTGTTGCAGCAGGCGGGAGAGTGGGCTCGAAAACTGGAGTTGGTTCCGACCGAGAAGTGGGCTGAAGTCGCAGAGAAGTTATTTGTTCCGATCGATTCGGAAGAAAAATGGATTATGCCCCACGAGGGTTATGTCTATGATCCACAGAAAAAGGCAGCCCACGGAAATTTTCATGAAGGTATTTACTCGATTGAGGCCATGATGCTTGATTTTCCTTTTGGATATCACCACAGCCCCGAGGTGGATGAGGCGACCAAGAGGCACTATATGAAGTATTTGCACACCTATATGGGGATGCCCATGGCGGCTGCGAATGCGGTGGTTTGGGCTGCCCGCGAGGGGGAGCCTGAATTGGCAAAAGAGTTTTTGGACACCGGATATCTGTCGAGGCATTTTGAGCCGTTCAACATGATTGGCGAAACGGCCAAGTTTCGCGAAGGCAGCCCCAATGAAAATTTTGTCACGGCTCAGGGAGGGATCCTTTCGGCCGTTATTCTAGGATTATGCGGTCTGGATATTGTCGAAGGTTCTCCCGAAGGCTGGGCCAAGCATCCGATTCGTCTTCCCGGAGACTGGGAGGCCATTGAGATTGATCGACTCTATGCACGGGGCCGCCCCTTTAGGGTCGTCGCCAGAAATGGTGCGGAAAAAGCGGAGATTTCCTTCATAGACTGA
- a CDS encoding carbohydrate-binding family 9-like protein, whose translation MGTEPSQYTVLPVQRSTGLLGDWAGPIWSAAESVEIAHFYDRPQATEHRPKTEAKLLYSAQGVYLHFRVADRFVRAVEQGYHSSVCGDSCVEWFVEPVAGAGYFNLEINAGGTMLLYHITGRAQNRVMTPVPGEWMDQILVQHSLPSTVEPELVGEIIWTIEAFVPFDLFRAMLPGRTVSPSVQGWRCNFYKCGDKTSHPHWASWQPVGEAPFTFHQPNRFAPIIFA comes from the coding sequence ATGGGAACAGAACCATCTCAATACACGGTGCTACCCGTTCAGCGGTCTACCGGGCTCCTCGGTGACTGGGCAGGGCCGATTTGGTCCGCTGCAGAATCGGTTGAGATCGCACACTTTTACGATAGGCCTCAAGCAACCGAGCATCGTCCGAAGACAGAGGCGAAGCTGCTTTACAGCGCTCAGGGGGTGTATCTTCATTTTCGAGTGGCGGATCGGTTCGTTCGCGCGGTCGAGCAGGGATATCACAGTTCGGTCTGTGGTGACAGCTGTGTGGAGTGGTTTGTGGAGCCTGTGGCTGGGGCAGGTTATTTTAATTTGGAGATCAACGCAGGGGGGACGATGTTGCTCTACCATATTACGGGTCGGGCGCAGAACAGGGTTATGACGCCAGTTCCAGGCGAATGGATGGACCAAATCTTGGTGCAGCATTCTCTTCCATCGACGGTCGAACCAGAGCTTGTAGGTGAAATCATCTGGACAATAGAGGCTTTCGTTCCTTTTGATCTGTTCCGCGCGATGCTTCCGGGACGGACGGTCTCCCCATCGGTTCAAGGGTGGCGTTGTAATTTTTATAAATGCGGCGATAAGACCTCTCATCCGCATTGGGCGAGCTGGCAGCCGGTTGGCGAGGCTCCTTTCACTTTTCATCAGCCAAACCGTTTTGCGCCAATCATCTTTGCTTAA
- a CDS encoding SGNH/GDSL hydrolase family protein: protein MKNLDLRSDVNWINAAELEEKPEGMLPLRFSRALIESFDNPSKRAVAAMQTSLVCELPLGVRKAEFVVNLLDSDGYGFVGECYIGPFKHLPNILFTKVGETYRFEVEIPAWIENETIRFHFPTHCTLAIQSIHVEGEKFSLPALSRKKRWVVHGDSITQGANCSTPSLAWPDMVARELDWDAVNLGIGGFGVFDPRVAEYVGSLPRDFVSIHCGANLNGKEDHRKRIRQFLSIVLANGFSAPCVVVTPIVCLTRPVQPIRDQIREVVESFGIPNLRCVDGLSVVDQLSALNSDGLHLNDWGEISYYRSIVRKFREWSI, encoded by the coding sequence ATGAAGAACCTTGATTTGAGATCGGATGTAAACTGGATTAATGCCGCAGAACTCGAGGAAAAGCCGGAAGGCATGCTTCCCTTGCGATTTTCTCGGGCACTGATCGAGAGCTTTGACAATCCTTCAAAGCGAGCTGTCGCAGCTATGCAGACCTCCCTGGTCTGCGAGTTGCCTTTGGGGGTTCGAAAGGCCGAGTTTGTAGTGAATCTGCTTGATTCGGACGGATATGGTTTTGTTGGGGAGTGCTATATAGGGCCCTTCAAGCATCTGCCGAATATTCTATTTACGAAAGTAGGAGAAACCTATCGGTTCGAAGTAGAGATCCCGGCCTGGATCGAGAACGAAACGATCCGTTTCCATTTTCCAACCCATTGCACGCTGGCGATCCAGTCGATTCACGTCGAGGGAGAGAAATTCTCTCTTCCGGCTCTTTCGAGAAAGAAGCGCTGGGTGGTGCATGGAGACTCGATTACACAGGGGGCAAATTGCTCAACTCCGAGCTTGGCCTGGCCTGACATGGTTGCCCGCGAGTTAGACTGGGACGCGGTCAATCTGGGAATCGGCGGGTTCGGTGTGTTCGATCCACGGGTGGCGGAGTATGTGGGCAGTCTGCCCAGAGATTTTGTCAGTATCCACTGTGGGGCCAATTTGAATGGAAAGGAAGATCATCGGAAGAGGATCCGGCAGTTCCTGTCCATCGTGTTGGCCAATGGTTTTTCCGCGCCGTGTGTGGTGGTCACCCCCATCGTTTGCTTGACGCGTCCAGTGCAGCCAATTCGTGATCAGATTCGTGAGGTCGTGGAGAGTTTCGGTATTCCGAATCTTCGGTGTGTCGACGGATTGTCGGTCGTCGATCAGCTAAGTGCATTGAACAGCGACGGCTTGCATCTCAACGACTGGGGAGAGATTTCGTATTATCGATCAATCGTTCGAAAATTTAGAGAATGGAGCATTTAA
- a CDS encoding GDSL-type esterase/lipase family protein codes for MNRKKESVDLVFLGDSITAGWTGAGIRTWNEYFLQYDPVNLGIGGERTQHVLWHIENGFLDEIDPCVVVLMIGTNNLSHHSNQEIAAGITRIVDVIHEKLPKAEVLLLGIFPRGGDPSEKRVREIRERIRKINETISKLDDGEKTRYLDLSANFLDESGQLSREIVPDGLHPNGNGYRVWGQGMASVIDEMMDCDVKTSDRN; via the coding sequence ATGAACCGCAAAAAGGAGTCTGTCGACTTGGTCTTTCTGGGAGATTCGATCACGGCGGGATGGACCGGGGCCGGGATCCGCACATGGAATGAATATTTTCTACAATACGATCCCGTCAATTTGGGGATCGGCGGCGAGAGGACCCAGCATGTGCTTTGGCACATCGAAAATGGGTTTTTGGACGAAATCGATCCCTGCGTCGTTGTTTTAATGATCGGGACGAATAATCTGTCCCACCATTCCAATCAGGAGATTGCGGCGGGGATTACCCGGATTGTCGATGTCATCCACGAAAAACTTCCGAAGGCCGAGGTGCTTCTTCTAGGAATCTTTCCGCGGGGAGGAGATCCCTCCGAAAAGAGGGTTCGTGAAATTCGGGAACGAATTCGCAAGATCAATGAAACGATCTCCAAGCTCGATGACGGCGAGAAAACGAGATATCTGGATCTTTCTGCGAACTTCTTGGATGAGAGCGGACAGCTGTCGCGCGAGATTGTGCCGGATGGGCTCCATCCGAACGGGAATGGCTACCGGGTATGGGGACAGGGAATGGCTTCCGTGATCGACGAAATGATGGATTGCGATGTAAAAACTTCGGATCGCAACTAA